The Tigriopus californicus strain San Diego chromosome 5, Tcal_SD_v2.1, whole genome shotgun sequence genome includes a region encoding these proteins:
- the LOC131880739 gene encoding uncharacterized protein LOC131880739, which yields MTVASHLDYDEVLKHIGQCGSWQWRNFFILWLTSAAAGLAVVVFAFTGNSMEHRCLVPYCESKASALYYEDEENHVIPPFAEKLMPFGRCNYFAVAGIEGEVSISCNDYMSRIDRNDSTLILKSCASGEDGSLVFDRSSTFTSVIMDYNLTCDNPGQPFLGATYMLGMLVGSFILGITSDYFGRLKALMISIVLLSGGGFIGAFMPDPYTFGFFRFITGMGGIGCFMVTFVLCVEYVGAKYTMLIGIAIEIPFALGEGILGIEAIIFRDWFTLQLVAYTPIILLLALWFFVPESPRWLLAKGKHDEAVKIIKQAAETNGREIMDSVLEQPSLTSRKLDIQDSSKAREPTLIDLFRPTVIATRTLNMFYQWFSVTLCYYGLSFASTSLAGDSYTNFLLSVLVEIPGYIFCIIVMDCWGRRPILSFCQLISGVACILAGLLFKSEDIVLQGLQVALSLIGKFGASACFAIVYVYTAELFPTIIRNRAVGSCSTIARVGGICALLLGLTRTIWDALPMICMGIVAVVAGFLAMFFPETVGEKLPDTMEDAVNVGKNSNRKLTTCICPTSFKDHFNEDDSRFRYLKMKSIPALNCLQKSKGEVDNPESNDGHVDYDGILAAVNPFGRYQLETAFLLWFATAAGGIGVVSYSFTGFDQVTRCAIPYCENPNTTQYSLTLGTANFSEAVLAVYGNASVVKSSMISCAMPVPVDMGRAPLADPLSETCESYLAKIDAGTKMSRCNPDQLIFDQSVVQTSIITEFGFTCEKRFLTNIFNALYMTGMLLGSFVFGILSDKKGRMFTLMISIFLLASAGTGAAFATNPIVFGILRVICGMGGMGCFMVPYVMVAENTTPHYIVPLGTLAAIGFPVGEMLFVTQAYLIRDWFTLQLVSHVPMFLGLVICLFRPESTRWLITNGKLAQARADIRKMAAVNKKEVPEHLMNHGEVHKSTTPEIDEEENQHPGIMNLFKPKIIAFRSINMFFQWFSVTMAYYGITFATTSLSGDPYMNFLLGAFTELPGVVFGYYAINFFGRRFILSFLQGLAGVACIIGGLLVTQPSLSILQTTMVMIGKFGATCAFGTVYLYTSELFPTSIRGTAVGISSTVARVGGICSLLLLGTRDVWAPLPMVIMGSVATLAGFLALLFPETTGEDLPETMEDAIKIGKGGQFKLCSCDN from the exons ATGACAGTGGCATCGCATTTGGATTATGACGAAGTCTTGAAACACATCGGACAATGTGGAAGTTGGCAATGGCGAAACTTCTTCATCCTATGGCTTACCTCCGCAGCTGCGGGTTTGGCCGTTGTGGTGTTTGCCTTCACGGGCAATTCTATGGAACATCGGTGCCTGGTGCCTTACTGTGAATCAAAGGCCTCAGCTCTTTATTATGAAGATGAGGAAAATCATGTAATACCTCCATTTGCCGAGAAGTTAATGCCTTTCGGAAGGTGCAACTACTTTGCCGTAGCAGGTATCGAAGGTGAGGTCTCGATATCCTGTAATGACTACATGAGTCGGATCGATCGGAATGATTCTACCCTCATCCTTAAAAGTTGTGCCAGTGGCGAAGATGGGTCGTTGGTGTTTGATCGATCCTCGACCTTCACCAGTGTGATCATGGATTACAATCTCACTTGCGACAACCCTGGTCAACCATTCCTGGGGGCTACATACATGTTGGGGATGTTGGTCGGGTCTTTCATCTTGGGCATTACTTCGGATTACTTTGGCCGCCTGAAGGCACTGATGATCTCGATCGTGCTACTTTCCGGAGGAGGCTTTATTGGAGCGTTCATGCCGGATCCTTACACATTTGGATTCTTCCGATTTATCACCGGTATGGGCGGCATCGGATGCTTCATGGTCACATTTGTGCTTTGTGTGGAGTACGTGGGCGCCAAATACACCATGCTCATTGGAATCGCAATCGAAATCCCGTTTGCCCTGGGAGAGGGGATTCTGGGTATTGAGGCCATCATCTTTCGGGATTGGTTCACATTACAGTTGGTGGCATATACACCAATCATTCTGCTTCTAGCATTATGGTTTTTCGTTCCCGAGAGTCCTCGCTGGCTTCTGGCTAAGGGAAAACATGATGAAGCCGTCAAGATCATTAAACAGGCAGCCGAGACAAATGGTCGGGAAATCATGGATTCTGTCCTCGAGCAGCCCTCTCTGACCAGTAGGAAACTAGACATCCAAGACAGTTCCAAGGCCAGGGAGCCCACTCTCATCGACCTTTTCCGACCCACCGTGATTGCCACTCGGACACTTAACATGTTCTACCAATGGTTCTCCGTGACCTTGTGCTATTATGGCTTATCCTTTGCGTCAACCTCGCTGGCTGGAGACTCCTATACCAATTTCCTGTTATCGGTCCTCGTTGAGATTCCAGGATATATCTTTTGTATCATTGTCATGGATTGCTGGGGACGGAGACccattctctctttctgtcaGCTGATCTCAGGCGTAGCTTGCATTCTGGCGggtcttcttttcaaatccgAAGACATTGTCCTTCAAGGTTTGCAAGTGGCCCTCTCTCTCATCGGGAAATTTGGAGCTTCTGCTTGTTTTGCCATCGTTTACGTCTACACAGCCGAGTTGTTCCCAACCATCATCCGCAATCGGGCCGTTGGCAGCTGCAGTACCATCGCTCGAGTTGGAGGAATTTGTGCACTTCTCCTTGGATTAACTCGCACCATTTGGGATGCTCTCCCCATGATCTGTATGGGCATTGTGGCCGTGGTGGCCGGCTTTTTGGCCATGTTCTTTCCCGAAACCGTGGGCGAAAAGCTGCCGGATACGATGGAGGATGCGGTGAATGTGGGTAAAAACTCCAACCGCAAATTGACCACTTGTATTTGCCCGACGAGTTTTAAGGACCActtcaatgaagatgat TCCCGCTTTAGGTATCTCAAGATGAAGTCGATTCCGGCTTTGAACTGTCTTCAGAAATCCAAAGGTGAAGTCGACAACCCTGAGTCGAACGACGGCCATGTGGATTATGATGGCATTTTGGCCGCCGTTAATCCCTTTGGCCGCTATCAACTGGAAACGGCCTTTTTGTTGTGGTTTGCCACAGCTGCGGGAGGCATCGGGGTGGTCTCTTACTCCTTCACGGGCTTTGACCAAGTCACCCGGTGTGCAATACCCTATTGTGAGAACCCGAACACAACCCAATACAGTCTGACTTTGGGTACGGCTAATTTCTCCGAGGCAGTCTTGGCAGTGTATGGAAATGCTTCAgtggtcaagagttccatgatCAGCTGTGCCATGCCGGTCCCGGTGGATATGGGAAGAGCTCCATTGGCCGATCCTCTTTCTGAGACATGCGAATCATATTTGGCGAAAATTGATGCCGGAACCAAAATGAGCCGGTGCAACCCGGATCAGCTGATCTTTGATCAGAGTGTTGTTCAAACTTCCATCATTACGGAATTCGGATTCACTTGTGAAAAGCGATTTTTGACCAACATTTTCAATGCCCTGTACATGACAGGCATGTTGTTGGGTTCATTCGTGTTTGGAATTCTGTCAGACAAAAAGGGACGTATGTTCACACTCATGATTAGTATCTTCTTACTGGCTTCGGCGGGAACGGGAGCAGCCTTCGCCACCAACCCTATAGTGTTTGGCATCCTGCGAGTGATCTGTGGGATGGGAGGTATGGGATGTTTTATGGTGCCTTACGTCATGGTAGCCGAAAACACCACACCTCATTATATAGTACCGCTTGGCACACTGGCCGCCATAGGATTTCCTGTGGGAGAAATGCTATTCGTTACCCAAGCATATTTGATTCGGGACTGGTTCACATTGCAACTCGTGAGCCATGTCCCCATGTTCCTTGGTCTTGTCATTTGCCTATTCAGACCTGAGTCGACTCGATGGCTGATTACCAATGGTAAATTAGCCCAAGCCAGGGCAGATATTCGGAAGATGGCTGCAGTGAACAAGAAAGAGGTCCCCGAACATTTGATGAATCATGGGGAGGTACACAAATCGACCACACCCGAGATtgacgaggaggagaatcaacATCCGGGAATCATGAACTTGTTCAAACCCAAAATCATCGCCTTCAGGAGCATAAACATGTTCTTTCAATGGTTCAGTGTGACCATGGCGTACTATGGGATTACATTTGCAACTACCTCCCTTTCGGGCGATCCATACATGAACTTTTTGCTCGGTGCGTTCACGGAACTTCCCGGAGTCGTCTTTGGGTACTACgcaatcaatttctttgggCGTCGCTTTATCCTCTCGTTCCTTCAAGGCTTAGCCGGTGTGGCTTGTATTATTGGTGGCCTTTTAGTCACACAGCCTTCGCTATCCATTCTACAAACCACTATGGTCATGATTGGCAAGTTTGGAGCCACCTGTGCCTTTGGAACCGTCTATCTGTACACCTCAGAGCTCTTTCCCACCAGTATCCGTGGAACTGCCGTTGGAATTTCCAGCACTGTTGCTCGAGTGGGCGGGATTTGCTCGCTGCTTCTCCTTGGCACTAGAGACGTATGGGCCCCTTTGCCCATGGTCATCATGGGGAGTGTGGCTACTCTGGCCGGATTCCTGGCTCTCCTCTTCCCCGAAACCACGGGTGAAGATCTCCCCGAAACTATGGAAGATGCTATTAAGATTGGAAAAGGAGGGCAATTCAAACTATGCAGCTGCGATAACTAA
- the LOC131880317 gene encoding uncharacterized protein LOC131880317, with translation MKACQVLLLLGLVALAAASPQRSDRDRDRDGDGRRGGGPRRGGPRDRDEEREDDGECREAKLDSKRGNCRKAVVIVDEATECADATGPVEFLSPQEICQDNSGQNVYVCKIKGRREVMDLVESFLEDKLGDEAGRREIRDELCNESADFSDLDLSSLQIEEGTSKRCMICP, from the exons ATGAAAGCGTGTCAAGTTTTACTTCTTTTGGGACTCGTAGCCCTCGCCGCAGCCTCCCCGCAGAGGTCCGATCGGGACCGTGATCGTGATGGCGATGGAAGGCGTGGTGGTGGTCCACGGAGAGGAGGACCCAGAGACCGGGACGAAGAGAGAGAAGATGACGGAGAGTGCCGCGAGGCTAAGCTCGATTCTAAACGCGGCAATTGCCGCAAGGCTGTCGTGATTGTGGATGAGGCCACTGAGTGCGCTGACGCCACTGGTCCCGTTGAATTTCTGTCGCCGCAAGAAATCTGCCAG GATAACTCCGGACAAAATGTGTACGTGTGCAAAATCAAAGGTCGCCGTGAGGTGATGGACTTGGTTGAATCGTTCCTTGAGGATAAATTGGGGGATGAAGCTGGCCGAAGGGAGATCCGTGACGAGCTGTGCAACGAGAGTGCTGATTTCTCAGACCTGGATTTGTCATCATTGCAGATCGAGGAAGGAACTTCCAAGAGATGTATGATATGTCCTTAA